The genomic window AATAGGCAAGTCATACAGTACTGTAAATCCTCGCTTATCTGGACACCCGTGTACAAAAAGACCCACTCATCCATCCACCCACCCACAGTAGGAAGGTTGATTTTCTTGAGGATTATCTGACAAAGAAGAGGAATTATTTCCATGTGAATTCAGACGAGGATGACCCGTACGTGCATTGGAGACTGGCTGCCAAAGGAAGTTGCGAGGCCATGCAAGCGGAAGAGGTTGTTTGAATATGAGTGAGAAGAATCGTGATTTTGTTCGTTTGTTTTGTAGATTTTATTTGttgtttttagattttgTTTGTTGTTTGTAGAGTCGTTTATTTGCTCGTTACTAGCGTAAAAAATTCGGCTCCGCCCTACGCATTCTACATGTACCCCGGATTAACGAAGAGAAGTGTATTATGCGTACAGTACGAGGATTCTAAAGCAAGTTGATGGGCTTTCTATGCGTGCTTGATCTTCAAACACCGTCTTGTGAGGCAGACAGCGGTGATTCAGTCGCGGGGCCTCTTTTCGTACAGAACAGTAATTTCGTTGACGCCgtaactaaaaaaattcgtaCACGCCGTAACTAAAATGAAGCCAAAAGTTGACCCCTAAATTCACTACTGCTAATTGCTGATGAATGAGTTTATGCGGACAGGGTGTAGACCTGACGTACGTTCGCCGTAGAACGTCGATCGAGTGTACGTCGTTTCCGCTCCGAGACCGAAGCTCGTTGGCTGGTGTGCTACTGACTCTCTTCTGATACAACATCAAAGGTGAAAGGAAACACAGAAATGTCCTGCATGCAACTACAAGGTGACTCAACTCAACTAGCTAATTGCTGATAAGCGAGTTCATTTGGGCAGGGAGCGACTTCAGCGAATCGCCGTTTTGCatttgacggcggcgtcttCATAATGATTGCACGTATTTGTTCCGTACCCGGCGTGGCGGCACTTGTCGAGTGACTGCTCATTTCCAACGCACTGAACTTGATCGAGCCACACAATGCCAGAACCGGGTCCATAGGAAATGGCGGTCGTTTCCGCGCCGAGATAAAAACCCAGTTGGCGAcacacgacgtcgccgtcgaatttttCCCACGATCGACCGCACACCGTTCCCCAGACTCCGCTGTGGTAGACTTCGACTCGGCCTTCACTTTTTCCTGAACCtccgacgagacgaacagctgaaggaaaaaaatgtaAGCGTTTTACGTTAGTTCTCCGGCGATATCAAAAGCTTACCTTTTTGACAAGATACGTAGAATCGATCTGAAGGGTTTGTGCAATAGAAACGTCCCCACTGAACGCCCGTGGAGCAATCTATTTCCTTTTTGTAGCTGGTAAGACAAGATGGATTCGCTGCTTGCAAAGGCTGCAATGAGGGGCCGGATCTTCGGTAGCTGCGCGGTAAAGACGGACCATAACCGGCGGCTTCGCACGCCGTTGAGCGCTGACGATTTCCCCACGAATTCGCGCCGCACACGACACCCCATGTTTTTTGAGTTGGATTGTACACCTGAAGATAGCCGTTGGAACGACCACTGGTTGACAATCGGACGCCTAAGGTGAAAATtataaaattttctttcgatTAATATTGCCTTCTGACTCACTGGGACTGCACTGAACTTGGGCGTACGCGTAGTTGGAGCAATAGCCGTTTCGGCGAAATGAACGAGCCCAGTTGTTATAAGAAAACGACTGAACCGGAGTCACTTTACTGTACGAGCAGTCTTGAAGAAGACTTTCTGTTCCTCGGCAGTGAAAGTTCGTCAGCAGATTACTGCTGTATTGGTACTTATACTTGGGAGAATCTACGGCTTTTCCTCCTGAATATCCGAGTTGTCTACAAACGACGGCAGCGTTTGTGTCACTCCATCCGGCGTCGCAGATCGAATACCAAGCGCCGTCGGTGAGCACTTCGATTCGGCCTTCAAATTCATTTGGACCAGACGCGAAACGGACTCCCGGCGTTGCTCTTCGACGAACGCATTCTGTCATTTGAGCCGGGGAAAGAAGATCGCTGAGAAAGAAACATTGGATATCATTCGCTTCCGTTTGGAGAACTTGACTTGACGACAGGTTGGTGGCTGACGGATGAAAAGTAGGAGGTTGCCCGTTTTGTTGAAGAAGGCTTTTCCTTTCGTCGTACGTGTAACCAAGAGCGGTAACTTTAAGCAAATTGATTGGGCGATTCCAGGTCGGTTGGGGCAGGAGCGGAGTCGTTGTTTCGGGATAGGTGAGACTCAGATACTTCATTGTTGAGTTCAGAGTATACTTACCTTCAAATGATGGATAGTTGTTTGGCCCGTCACCGTGTCTCTTTTGCCAATCGTACCAGAGACGATCAAGGAAGCAGTGGTGCTATGAAGAAACTCTTATAAGAGAAATTTGGTTGTCGATGAACTGAATCTTACGAAGTAAAAGACTGGATCACGTGGCGATTTCGTACTTGCCATATCACCGCCGACCGCTCCATGAAGATTATTGTGTTTACTTTCTGTTGGCGGTCTAAATTTAGTGTACAAGCTGAGTTTTTGATCTTCGTCAAGCTGCGACTGAGACGCTTGCTCGGAGCCAATCATGTTTCGTTGTATGCATTCTGACGGGTCTGAATGCCATTCAGATTTATTGAAGTGACCTGTGTTAACGCAGTAGTCAGGTGGGTCGCCGTTTTGTGCTCCACCGAGAGGTATCCAGATTTTTGAATCGTTGATCTTTTCTCCCGCCCAATTCCAGTAAGGAAGGCGAAGAGCATCATCGTTGCGAGCAATTTGTATAGCTCTTTCTAACATAGTCAGAAATGCGCGGTGCCAAGGAAAAAGGCCAGGATCACTAAGAAAACGAGACGTTTTGGTCAAGAAAACGGAGGCGAATTCCCTGAGTACCGGTGCGCCCCTTGGTCAAAACCGTCCGAATGAAGAGCAGCTAATTCGTTAATAACGCCGTTCTTTTTCAGGATTTTGAATCCTTCAATTATTGACATCCAGTCCTCGCGTCTGTTGTTTGCCATGTCAATCAAATTGCATCGAGCCTCTACGAGAGAAGATGTTGCTAAATTTACGCCACATGCAGTCTAATGTCACGAACTTACTGGGTCCGAACTCGTGAGCAATGTTTCTCATATCgttgaaatcgtcgacagCGAGAACGTATTCTCTGTCACCATTCTTTGGCGTGGCTATATTGATCAACTCTCGCTGATCGGAGGCAAATCGAAAATTTGCCGGTCCCATGACAAAAACTGTTGCCTTGTCGCTTTCCTTCAGCACGTCAGCGGCTGTCTCGGGATTCCCGCCTTCAGTCGAGCCTCCGTTGGTTACAACAAAAACTACTTTATCGGCTCCAGATCGAGCTCCTTTGCTGGCATCATTAATTAGTGAGTGAGCTAAGGCGAGAGCTCCTTTTATGTTCCTCGATTCACCTCCGATGTACGGAATTGAATCGACGGCCGATTTGAGGTTTGCTCGAGGTGTAGAGTAAACTGAGAtgtcgtcaaaatcgaattCAATTGTTGTTTGACTGGACGTCGAGAATGTGATGACAGCAACCCTGACGGAGCAGCGGCATCCTATGGTCAACGCGTGATCTATCGTAAGAGCGACGAAGGACTTCTGCTTCGAGAAGTCGTCTCTTGAAATGCTGCCAGAGTTGTCCATGACGAAAAGGAGATCAACGTTCgtcacgccgtcgctttccgTTAGTTCGTCACTGAAGGAATTCGAGTGTGCGGCGAAAATGGAGAAGAAGGCGTTTCTTAGTTTCGCTGCATTTTTCGAAGAGGCTTGGGAATTTGACACTGAGCAGCACGCACAGGTGCACAGGAGAATGATAAAACACCGAAGTTTTGTCATTGAACTCGAAGGAGGGTATGATGGATCTGAAATTGGTACGAATTTATATATGGCCACTCTGGCCTTTAGATAACATCATCCTGCGTTGGAGTGAAGATACTCTAAGAAGCAGATAACAGCTTCTAAGAATTTTCTAGACGCCCTTTTTCGATAATAAGGTATACAAATAGGATATAGGACATTAGGGTGTGTAGGACGTAGTACAGAATATTACGGTGTGTAGGATTACCCTTTCCAAGTGGCGGTTACAATGCGCGGAGGAAGTTTCAAATAGAAATTCTTTTGTGCAAATGAGGATtctagagagaaaatcgtAGACTTAGGTATGCAAATGAGGATATAGGACATTAGGGTGTGTAGGACGTATAGGATATTACGGTGTGTAGGATTACCTTTTCTAAGTGGGAGAATACGCGTGACGCATCCTCAGGAAGTTTCAAatagaaaattcttttgtgCAAATGCAGATTGATTCTAGAGAGAATCCGTGGTGACGTCTTGGCACTCAATCCTTTGGCTGTGAACGCTTCTACTCGTGATCATACTTTCTATTCTACACCAGACCCTATTCGGTGTTGCTGGTTGAAGAGGAAACGGACAGACTCTGACCGCCTTCACAAGTGATCGGAATTTGGCAAATGCTTGGCGCGTCCAAGGTTTTTTTAAGACGAAACAAATTGCACACTAGTGCCGCAGACGAGTCTatacatcgtcgtcgacgtttgacGTGATGGAACCAACATAACTGAAGCGACGGAAATTGAATAGGCAAGTCACACAGTAGGTAAATCCTCGCTTATCCGGACACCCGTGTACAAACTCCACTCGCAAAGACCCACCCACAGTACGGTCGCTTGAAATCCCGGCAGtatcgaatcgacgagatcACGTTCCGTTATGTTTGAACTGAACGTGCCCTCGTTGGTGGGACCACtgaagacggagaaatgACATCGTCTCGAGGTGGTCTATTTATCCGATTTCAAGCTATTCTAGAAACGTCCAATGAGCCCAATCAAGAGTAAAAGTGTCGCGACGAACCTGAGAGGCGAAACGCGATGACGTACGGGTCTTCGTCTCCGAAGTCCGTCCCCATCTCGGATCGTGAACCAAATTGGCGAGAGGACCCCCGATGCCTATGAGACACACATTGCTCGCGTCCAAATAGCCGAGCGCATATCGTCTCGCATTCAACGCTCTCGCCtcgtccgccgtcgccttgGTAATGCGTCGCGCCAGCGtcacgtcgaacgacgccgcctGAGCGATGGCGTGCGGAAAGATGGTCACGTACGAAGCGAGACGCGTCTGCATGGAATAGTGCGACATGTCGtagtcgtcggcgacgccgtgAATGCACGTCTGATCCCACCAGAACGAGGGGATGCCAAGATCGAGTATGGGAGCGGCGTAGATGGCGCTCAATTGGACGATTTGATCGTCGAGCGAAACGCGTCCGGCGAGATCGGCGACGCGTTCGGCGAGATCGGCGACGCGTTCGGCGAGCGGGAGCGACGCGTTGCAGAAGGGGAgcgatcgcgacggcgaattttCGTCGCACGATCGTGACGATGTCGACGTGCCGTCTAGACAGAAAATGTCGTGcgtttcgaacgtctcgtTGCTCGTGTAGTTCCAGCGACTGAGCGACACGCATTTGGAGTCGTCGCATTTTCTGAGAGAAACTTGGGCTCCTGTTGTGAAGCTGTCTGCTTGGAGTACGAAGGTGGTGTCGTTCGCGAGCGCCAATAGGGAAGTCGTGTTGGAGTATTTCCACTCTTGCACGAAAGCGGTCGAGTCGTTTCTGCAAtcggcggcaacgacgagaTTTTTGTCTTGCACCGACGCTCCGTAGTGTCCTCTCAGGACGACAGCGGTCAAGCATCGAGAGTCATCGGCTGCCGGTCGCActgtgccgtcgtcgtgcagTCGCCAGTGTTGGCCGGGACGTGCTTGGCCGCACGGTGAAAGGTACAGTGTCTTTACTGAACCAAGAAGGAGGAAGCATGCAAGAATGGAATGAAAAGCAAAGGACATAGCTAGAGGAATGGATCACGTGCACGACGACTCTACAATCGCCTAATAATCTGGTAAGTTATTAGAAGACCGAAGAATCGATGGCTCTTCTTCCCAAAACTCTGAGCTGTCTTCAAACGATGGCAGCGTAAATTCCATTAGGAAGGCTCCTCCTATTTAGTAAGTTTGTTAGGGCTAGTGGACGTGATTGGTGgattgtatttttttctgtcacCACACCCAGAGGAAGTTTAAGTTGCTATTCATTTAGGCTCTGTTATCGGTGTTTCTTTGGCCCGTCTCGACTCACTTTTCCATTCCAAGACGAAGCGCAGACTGCACGCTCAGCTTCCATATGCATCAGGGAAGGCCGAAACGTGCCATCGAGTGTTTTGGTAACGTACAGCGCTGCTCCTTTGTGTCTGCGCAGATCTTGCTTTTTTTAGTTCTCAGGCCTACCTGTAGTCTACTCCTGAAGTCCTTCTTGTTGGAAAACTAGCTGTACGCGAAAAGACGCTTGTTGTGCTGCTGACTCTTTTCTAATACAACGTCAAAGGTGAAAGGAAACACAGAAATTTCGTGCAATAACAACTAGAAGGTGACTCAACTCAACTAGCTAATGCATGATGAACGAGTTTATTCGGGCAGGGAACTTCAGCGATGCTAGAAACGACGTGCTAGACGCCGTTTTGCAAttgacggcggcgtcttGATAATGATCGCACGTCGATGTTCCGTACCCGGCATGGCGGCACTTGTCGAGCGACTTCTCATTTCCAACGCACTGAACTTGATCGAGCCACACAATGCCCGAACCGGGTCCGTAGGAAATGGCCGTCGTTTCTGCTCCGAGACTGAAGCCCAGTTGACGAcacacgacgtcgccgtcggattTTCCCCACCACCGACCGCACACTGTTCCCCAGACTCCGTTGTGGTAGACTTCAACTCGGCCTCCGTTTCTTCCTGAACCtccgacgagacgaacaGCTGAAGGAGAAAATGTAAGCGTTTTACGTTTGTTCTCGGACGATATCAAAGGCTTACCTTTTTGACAAGATACGTAGAATCGATCTGAACGGCTCGTGCAATATGAACGTCCCCACTGAACGCCCGTGGAGCAATCTATTTCCTTTCTGTAGCTGGTAAGGCACGATGGATACGCTGCTTGCAAAGGCTGCAATTGGACGCCGGAGCTTCGGTAGCTGCGGGGGTAAGACGGACCATAACCGGCGGCTTCGCACGCCGTTGAGCGCTGGCGATTTCCCCACGAATTTGCGCCGCACACGGCACCCCatatttttttagttggATTGTACACCTGAAGATAGCCGTTGGAACGACCACTGGTTGACAATCGGACGCCTAAGGTGCGAAATTAGAAACTGTTCTTTTGATTAGCAATTGCCTTCTGACTCACCTGGACTGCACTGAACTTGAGCGTACGCGTAGTTGGAGCAATAGCCATTTCGGCGAAATGAACGGTACCAGGAAAATGACCGAATCGGAGTCACTTTACTGTACGAGCAGTCTTGAAGAAGAGTTTCTGTTCCTCGGCAGTGAAAATTTGTCAGCAGATTACTGCTGTATTGGTACTTCCACTTGGGAGAATCTACGGCCTTTCCTCCTGAATATCCGAGCTGTCTACAAACGACGGCAGCGTCTGCATCGCTCCATCCGGCGTCGCAGATTGAATACCACGCACCGTTTATTAGAACCTCGACTCGGCCTTCAAATTGGTTTGGGCCGGATGCAAGGCGGACTCCTGGCGTTGCTCGCCGGCGAACACATTCCGTCAGTTGAGATGGAGATAGGCGATCGCTGAGAAACGAACACTGGGTATTCGCTTTCATTTGGAGAACTTGACTGGGCGACATTTTGCGTCGAAGCAGCATTGCTGAACGAAGTGCCGAGACAGTCGTTGACGGTCGATAGACAGATCCTATTGATGTTATTACGCCACGTCGGCGCCGGTCGTTTTTTTGAATAATGGTCTTGCTTTCTTTGTCGTACGTGTAACCGAGATCGTTAACATTGAGCAAATCAACCGGGCGATTCAAGGGCTGATCAGAATGGGGCAAGAGCGGAGTCGTTGTTCCGGGATAGTCGAGATTTAGGTGCATCATGTGTGAGTACAGAGTGTACCCGTTTCCTGATGATGGATAGTTGTTAGGTCCTTCACCGTGCTGCTTTTGCCAATCATACCAAAGACGGTCGATAAAGCAGTGGTGCTATAAGAGAAAGATCATGATAAAGATAAATTACTTTGTTGCTGTTGTCTTACAAAGTAAAAGATTGGATCAAGTGGTGCTGTGAAGCCATTTGCCATATGCGATCCGGTTCCGAATTTTCCGTGTAAATGGTTGTGTCGATCAGGTCCACTTTCTGTTTTACTTCTGAAATTTTCGTACGAGTCAGTTCCTTCTCTATCTTTGTCAAGCTCTGACTGAGACGCTTGAGGTGCGGTTAGTAACCCCGTGTTGAAATTTCTCTTTATGCATTCTGACGGGTCTGGATGCCAGTCAGATTTTTTGAAATGACCTGTATTAACGCAGAACGCGTTGTTTGCATCGCCGTTCTGTTGTCCGCCGAGATGTTCCCAAATTTTCGACGTTACGGGACTTTCCCCTGCCCAATTCCAGtaaggaagacgaagagcgtcgtcgttgagagCAATTTGTAGAGCTCTTTCTATCATAGACAGAAAGGCGCGGTGCCAAGGAAGAAAACCAGCGCTTCTAAGAAAAGATTTGGTCAAAGAACTAAAGTGATTGGTTATATAGTACCCGTGCGCGTAGCCTTCTGTCCAGGTCTCCATGTGAAGGCCGTTCATCTTATTGATAACaccgtttttttttaggattttAAATCCTTCAATTATCAACTTCCAGTCTTCAGGGCGATTTTTTGCCATGTCGATCAAATTGCATCGAGCCTCTACGAGAGAAGACGCGGCTGCACTGCGGTTGAAGCTAATATGATTGACTTACTGGATCCGAACTCTTCAGCAATGCCACTCAtgtcgtcaaaatcgtcaacAACCAGAACGTATTCTCTATCACTGTTCTTCGGTGTGGCTATATTGATCAATTCTTGCTGACTGTAGACAGACTGAAAATTCGCCACTCCCATGGCAAAAACTGTTGCCTTGTCCGTTCCCTTCAACACGTCAGCAGCCGGCTTGGGATTTCCGCCCTGATTAGACCACCCGTCGGTTAGAACAAAAACGACCTTATTAGCTCCATATCGAGCTCCTTTGCTGAAATCATTTAGGAGCGAGTGAGCTAAGGTGAGAGCTCCTTTAGTGTTTGTTGCGCTACCTCCGACGTATGAAATTGAATTCACAGCCGATTTGAGGTTTGCTCGAGGTGTGGAGCCAGTTGAATAGTCATCGAAATCAAACTCTATTTTTGTTTGACTAGACGTAGCATACGTGATGGCGGCCACTCTTGTGGAGCATTTACATCCTATGGTCAATGCGTGGTCTATCATCAGTGCAACAAAAGACTTCTGCTTTAAAAAGTTGTCTGCAGAAATACTGCCAGAGTTGTCCATGACAAAGAGAAGATCGACGTTCGTCACGCCGCCGTTTGCCGTTGGTCCGTAAATAAACGCAATCGAGCGGGGTGCAGCGAAGATGGGAAAGAAGGCGTTTCTTAGTTTCACTGCAGAGATTCGGAAGTTTTCTGCTGAGCCGTACGCACAGGCGCacagaaaaacgatgaaacAGTGCAGTTTCTTCATTTGCAGTCGAAGGAGAATTGAAGAAGTAATCAGGTGTGAAGTCGGCACTACGATTTATAGTGCGGTCGGCCTGGTTTTAGACACGGGGTTCTTCCTCGGGGTAAGGCTTTCACGGCGCCGGCTTTTAATTAGTAAGTTGTTTGTAAGTTTAGGCAAAATGAGTTTGGCGAAGTGTCCAAGATGCTCTTGTCAAACACATCTTGCGCGCATTTCTAATGCGTTCTCCATTTAGTACATTTATGCAAAATGATGAGCAAGTTGGTCTGCGAAGTTACAGATTTGCACGTGTCTCAGCGATCTAATATCGCAAGAAGCCAACCACACCTTGCGCGTTTCTTCCCTAATGCTCCTCGCATATGTGTGCAAGACGTGTTTGTTGATGCGCAAGATGCGTCTTATGCACATTGATTCGCAGTTTGTCTATTCCCAGCTTTGTCACTTCCGGTCTGCATACGCACATCGCCGAGAATCCGTGGTCAATGCTGCAGCGTAGCACTACACTGTACTCTCAGATGGCCCATTTGcatgctgctgctgcaagTATTCAATCTGACAGGCAGCGCGCTCAGCTGGACCGACGAGACGAACAGCTGAAGGAGAGAAAGTAAGCTTTTGTTCACCCCACTTAGGTACCTTTCTGACAAGATATGTAGAGTCGATCTGAGCGGTTCTTGCATTTCGAACGCCCCCACTGAACACCTGTTGAGCAATTGACTTCTTTTCTGAAGCTAGTAAGACACGTTGGGCATGTCGCTTGCGAAGGAGGCACTAGGAAGTTTGATAGGCTTGTCATTAGAGTGAACGGTCGGACCGAGGGCCGTCTTAGTACAGTGCACTTTATTAGAGAACGTCACTCTGAACCCTAATTCTGCAGAATATGAAATCTCCCAGGGCGTCTTGCATGGGTGAAACGTGCGCACGCAACGAATCTACGATGCAACACAGCAGCATTCGGTATACTGAGATCTAGCTAGCCTAAACCACTTCAATAAACTACAGAGAGGCAAGCAGTCAGTAGTACATGCACACAAAAACAATCTTCATATGTACTATTCACTCGTTG from Oscarella lobularis chromosome 1, ooOscLobu1.1, whole genome shotgun sequence includes these protein-coding regions:
- the LOC136199187 gene encoding uncharacterized protein yields the protein MTKLRCFIILLCTCACCSVSNSQASSKNAAKLRNAFFSIFAAHSNSFSDELTESDGVTNVDLLFVMDNSGSISRDDFSKQKSFVALTIDHALTIGCRCSVRVAVITFSTSSQTTIEFDFDDISVYSTPRANLKSAVDSIPYIGGESRNIKGALALAHSLINDASKGARSGADKVVFVVTNGGSTEGGNPETAADVLKESDKATVFVMGPANFRFASDQRELINIATPKNGDREYVLAVDDFNDMRNIAHEFGPKARCNLIDMANNRREDWMSIIEGFKILKKNGVINELAALHSDGFDQGAHRDPGLFPWHRAFLTMLERAIQIARNDDALRLPYWNWAGEKINDSKIWIPLGGAQNGDPPDYCVNTGHFNKSEWHSDPSECIQRNMIGSEQASQSQLDEDQKLSLYTKFRPPTESKHNNLHGAVGGDMASTKSPRDPVFYFHHCFLDRLWYDWQKRHGDGPNNYPSFEGKYTLNSTMKYLSLTYPETTTPLLPQPTWNRPINLLKVTALGYTYDERKSLLQQNGQPPTFHPSATNLSSSQVLQTEANDIQCFFLSDLLSPAQMTECVRRRATPGVRFASGPNEFEGRIEVLTDGAWYSICDAGWSDTNAAVVCRQLGYSGGKAVDSPKYKYQYSSNLLTNFHCRGTESLLQDCSYSKVTPVQSFSYNNWARSFRRNGYCSNYAYAQVQCSPSVRLSTSGRSNGYLQVYNPTQKTWGVVCGANSWGNRQRSTACEAAGYGPSLPRSYRRSGPSLQPLQAANPSCLTSYKKEIDCSTGVQWGRFYCTNPSDRFYVSCQKAVRLVGGSGKSEGRVEVYHSGVWGTVCGRSWEKFDGDVVCRQLGFYLGAETTAISYGPGSGIVWLDQVQCVGNEQSLDKCRHAGYGTNTCNHYEDAAVKCKTAIR
- the LOC136198334 gene encoding uncharacterized protein, with amino-acid sequence MKKLHCFIVFLCACAYGSAENFRISAVKLRNAFFPIFAAPRSIAFIYGPTANGGVTNVDLLFVMDNSGSISADNFLKQKSFVALMIDHALTIGCKCSTRVAAITYATSSQTKIEFDFDDYSTGSTPRANLKSAVNSISYVGGSATNTKGALTLAHSLLNDFSKGARYGANKVVFVLTDGWSNQGGNPKPAADVLKGTDKATVFAMGVANFQSVYSQQELINIATPKNSDREYVLVVDDFDDMSGIAEEFGSKARCNLIDMAKNRPEDWKLIIEGFKILKKNGVINKMNGLHMETWTEGYAHGSAGFLPWHRAFLSMIERALQIALNDDALRLPYWNWAGESPVTSKIWEHLGGQQNGDANNAFCVNTGHFKKSDWHPDPSECIKRNFNTGLLTAPQASQSELDKDREGTDSYENFRSKTESGPDRHNHLHGKFGTGSHMANGFTAPLDPIFYFHHCFIDRLWYDWQKQHGEGPNNYPSSGNGYTLYSHMMHLNLDYPGTTTPLLPHSDQPLNRPVDLLNVNDLGYTYDKESKTIIQKNDRRRRGVITSIGSVYRPSTTVSALRSAMLLRRKMSPSQVLQMKANTQCSFLSDRLSPSQLTECVRRRATPGVRLASGPNQFEGRVEVLINGAWYSICDAGWSDADAAVVCRQLGYSGGKAVDSPKWKYQYSSNLLTNFHCRGTETLLQDCSYSKVTPIRSFSWYRSFRRNGYCSNYAYAQVQCSPGVRLSTSGRSNGYLQVYNPTKKIWGAVCGANSWGNRQRSTACEAAGYGPSYPRSYRSSGVQLQPLQAAYPSCLTSYRKEIDCSTGVQWGRSYCTSRSDRFYVSCQKAVRLVGGSGRNGGRVEVYHNGVWGTVCGRWWGKSDGDVVCRQLGFSLGAETTAISYGPGSGIVWLDQVQCVGNEKSLDKCRHAGYGTSTCDHYQDAAVNCKTASSTSFLASLKFPARINSFIMH